The Streptomyces laurentii genome contains a region encoding:
- a CDS encoding hypothetical protein (identified by MetaGeneAnnotator; putative;~sequence version:1): protein MAQRLGIAEKTYRQLETTGRRGTLAHYDRARDEWIAWDDWAASSAAG, encoded by the coding sequence ATGGCACAGCGGCTCGGCATCGCCGAAAAAACGTACCGGCAGCTGGAGACCACCGGGCGCCGCGGAACCCTCGCCCACTACGACCGTGCGCGCGATGAGTGGATCGCCTGGGACGACTGGGCCGCGTCCTCCGCCGCCGGCTGA